A genomic segment from Streptosporangium roseum DSM 43021 encodes:
- a CDS encoding TIGR03936 family radical SAM-associated protein, giving the protein MVQRLRVRYAKRGRLRFTSHRDISRAVERAVRRADVPVAFSAGFSPHPRISYVGAAAPTGVASEAEYLEIGVTRECDPDRFRAALDTSLPHGLDVLDVVEAGAGSLADRLECSAWEIRLPEADAALAGVAVERFITTERVEVERLTKKGPRRFDAREAVLSLEVIEGTETTAGQASSQPCVILRMVVRHATPAVRPDDVLTGLRLVADFAPPVPPEVTRLAQGPLDVRTGKPADPFDLDRDSTRGGETEPVGQYVGGDL; this is encoded by the coding sequence GTGGTGCAGCGCCTGCGTGTTCGCTACGCCAAGCGCGGCCGCCTGCGTTTCACCAGCCACCGTGACATCTCCCGGGCCGTGGAACGCGCGGTCCGGCGCGCCGACGTGCCGGTGGCGTTCAGCGCGGGCTTCTCACCCCACCCCAGGATCTCCTATGTGGGCGCGGCCGCACCCACCGGAGTCGCCAGCGAGGCCGAATACCTCGAGATCGGCGTGACGCGAGAGTGTGATCCCGACCGGTTCCGTGCCGCGCTGGACACCTCCCTCCCACACGGTCTCGACGTGCTCGACGTCGTCGAGGCGGGCGCCGGCAGCCTGGCCGACCGGCTGGAGTGCTCGGCGTGGGAGATCCGGCTGCCGGAGGCCGACGCCGCCCTCGCCGGGGTGGCGGTCGAGCGGTTCATCACCACCGAGCGGGTCGAAGTGGAGCGCCTCACCAAAAAGGGGCCGCGCCGCTTCGATGCGCGAGAGGCGGTGCTGAGCCTCGAGGTTATTGAGGGAACTGAGACAACAGCAGGTCAGGCGTCCAGTCAGCCATGTGTCATACTTCGCATGGTTGTACGGCACGCAACTCCTGCCGTTCGACCCGACGACGTTCTTACTGGATTGCGTCTTGTGGCTGACTTCGCGCCGCCGGTGCCCCCCGAGGTGACCAGGCTGGCGCAGGGCCCGCTGGACGTGCGCACCGGTAAGCCCGCCGATCCGTTCGACCTGGACCGCGACAGTACGCGCGGCGGCGAAACGGAACCGGTGGGCCAGTACGTCGGCGGCGACCTATAG
- a CDS encoding TIGR03960 family B12-binding radical SAM protein, giving the protein MSVESLFPRLEALLPKVQKPIQYVGGELNSTVKDWDETTVRWALMYPDAYEVGLPNQGVQILYEILNEMPGTLAERTYAVWPDLEALMRSEGVPQFTVDAHRPVRAFDVFGLSFSTELGYTNMLTALDLAGIPLEAADRGDDDPIVLAGGHAAFNPEPVADFLDAAVLGDGEQIAIAITEVIREWKAEGSPGGRDELLMRLAESGGVYVPKFYDVAYHADGRIQRVAPNRSGVPWRVHKHTVMDLDEWPYPKKPLVPLAETVHERFSVEIFRGCTRGCRFCQAGMITRPVRERSITTIGDMVEAGVKASGFNEVGLLSLSSADHSEIGEVAKGLADRYEGTNTSLSLPSTRVDAFNIDLANEFSRNGRRSGLTFAPEGGSERMRKVINKMVTEEDLIRTVTTAYTQGWRQVKLYFMCGLPTEEDADVLGIADLAKKVIKAGREATGSRDVRCTVSIGGFVPKPHTPFQWAAQADHETVDRRLKALKDALRGDREYGRAIGLRYHDGKPSIVEGMLSRGDRRVGKVIRAVWEGGGRFDGWSEHFSYQRWMEAAAKSGVDVDWYTTREREENEVLPWDHLDAGLDREWLWQDWQDAVNDVEVEDCRWTPCYDCGVCPTMGTEIQIGPTGKKLLPLTVV; this is encoded by the coding sequence ATGTCTGTCGAGTCGTTGTTTCCCCGCCTGGAAGCGCTTCTGCCCAAGGTGCAGAAGCCGATCCAGTATGTCGGAGGTGAGCTCAACTCGACCGTCAAGGACTGGGACGAGACCACGGTGCGCTGGGCTCTGATGTACCCGGACGCCTACGAGGTGGGCCTGCCCAACCAGGGCGTGCAGATCCTCTACGAGATCCTCAACGAGATGCCCGGGACGCTGGCCGAGCGGACCTACGCGGTCTGGCCCGACCTTGAGGCGCTCATGCGTTCCGAGGGTGTTCCCCAGTTCACGGTCGACGCTCACCGGCCGGTGCGGGCGTTCGATGTGTTCGGGCTGTCGTTCTCGACCGAGCTCGGTTACACCAACATGCTCACCGCGCTGGACCTGGCTGGTATCCCGCTGGAGGCCGCGGACCGGGGTGACGACGATCCGATCGTCCTCGCGGGCGGTCACGCCGCCTTCAACCCCGAGCCGGTCGCCGACTTCCTCGACGCCGCGGTTCTGGGCGACGGGGAGCAGATCGCCATCGCGATCACCGAGGTCATCCGCGAGTGGAAGGCCGAGGGCTCGCCCGGCGGGCGCGACGAGCTGCTGATGCGGCTGGCCGAGTCCGGCGGGGTCTACGTGCCCAAGTTCTACGACGTCGCCTATCACGCCGACGGCCGGATCCAGCGTGTCGCGCCCAACCGGTCGGGCGTGCCGTGGCGGGTCCACAAGCACACCGTCATGGATCTGGACGAGTGGCCCTATCCGAAGAAGCCGCTGGTCCCGCTGGCCGAGACCGTGCACGAGCGGTTCAGCGTGGAGATCTTCCGCGGCTGCACCCGCGGCTGCCGGTTCTGCCAGGCCGGGATGATCACCAGGCCGGTCCGGGAGCGCTCGATCACCACGATCGGCGACATGGTCGAGGCGGGCGTCAAGGCGTCCGGGTTCAACGAGGTCGGCCTGTTGTCGCTCTCGTCGGCCGACCACTCCGAGATCGGCGAGGTCGCCAAGGGCCTGGCCGACCGCTACGAGGGCACCAACACCTCGTTGTCACTGCCCTCGACCCGGGTCGACGCCTTCAACATCGACCTGGCCAACGAGTTCTCCCGCAACGGCCGCCGGTCGGGTCTGACGTTCGCCCCGGAGGGCGGCTCCGAGCGGATGCGCAAGGTGATCAACAAGATGGTCACCGAGGAAGACCTCATCCGGACCGTCACCACCGCCTACACCCAGGGCTGGCGGCAGGTGAAGCTCTACTTCATGTGCGGTCTGCCCACCGAGGAGGACGCCGACGTCCTCGGCATCGCCGACCTGGCCAAGAAGGTCATCAAGGCGGGCCGTGAGGCCACCGGGTCGCGTGACGTCCGCTGCACGGTCTCCATCGGCGGGTTCGTGCCCAAGCCGCACACCCCGTTCCAGTGGGCGGCCCAGGCCGACCACGAGACCGTGGACCGCAGGCTCAAGGCGTTGAAGGACGCCCTGCGCGGCGACAGGGAGTACGGCCGGGCCATCGGCCTGCGCTATCACGACGGCAAGCCCTCGATCGTGGAGGGCATGCTCTCCCGGGGCGACCGCCGGGTGGGCAAGGTCATCCGCGCGGTGTGGGAGGGCGGCGGCCGGTTCGACGGCTGGAGCGAGCACTTCTCCTACCAGCGCTGGATGGAGGCGGCGGCCAAGTCCGGCGTCGATGTCGACTGGTACACCACGCGCGAGCGCGAGGAGAACGAGGTCCTGCCCTGGGACCACCTCGACGCCGGCCTCGACCGCGAGTGGCTCTGGCAGGACTGGCAGGACGCCGTCAACGATGTCGAGGTCGAGGACTGCCGCTGGACGCCGTGCTACGACTGCGGCGTCTGCCCCACCATGGGTACCGAGATCCAGATCGGGCCCACGGGGAAGAAGCTGCTGCCACTGACGGTTGTCTGA
- a CDS encoding ribonuclease E/G has translation MLDNEPNVGANGPDGDMTEKTEPTRRRRVASRPAGPPPEDPEPAPQVVAAVEQPSAPVATEPETPVVTAEPEAPAVTAEPEPATAQPEPETAQETAPKRATRRKAATTASTAPATTPARRSRAKKAAPEPVAEEAPEPVVETAPEPVAEEAPAPVKRSRTRRKAVQQDVPAEPEPVADISEAEAEEVAASLLLAMPADEALDDEPAGEDVVEERPGLFVDPFGLAAQERAEVPSVTFQAPAAVFQPLFQAPDPHRAEQPAARTAPAQQQPAPVQQPEPEPAEVEAETAEEPEDDDTEGDDEAGGRRRRRRRGGRGRGKTRELDESEDDDSDQSEDATAPEAEQDEDEAGGSRRRRRRRRRGTEEAGEVQDDPPNTVVRIRAPRAGRSTSVDEVQSVRGSTRLEAKKQRRREGRELGRRRPPIITESEFLARRESVERVMVVRRTGGRTQIAVMEDGVLVEHYVNREASQSYVGNVYLGKVQNVLPSMEAAFVDIGKGRNAVLYAGEVNFDTAGLEGQPKRIEVALKSGQSVLVQVTKDPIGHKGARLTSQISLPGRYLVYVPDGSMTGISRKLPDKERTRLKSILKKVMPENAGVIVRTAAEGASEEELGRDVARLSAQWENIQRKAKSASAPELLSSEPDLTVRVVRDVFNEDFTSLVVAGDDVWETVDEYVRYVAPHLADRLSRWEDGADVFAAYRIDEQIAKAMERKVWLPSGGSLVIDRTEAMTVVDVNTGKFTGQGGNLEETVTRNNLEAAEEIVRQLRLRDIGGIIVIDFIDMVLENNRDLVLRRLLECLARDRTKHQVAEVTSLGLVQMTRKRVGQGLLEAFSTVCECCNGRGLHVSTEPVESKPEPRGTQGKMAVEKAVADKLGKDAGHAVAAGDQSGRDTVTDALDDVPAEDAQGIQASGRGRRRSRKAKSAD, from the coding sequence ATGCTCGACAACGAGCCCAACGTCGGGGCCAATGGCCCCGATGGGGACATGACGGAGAAGACAGAGCCGACGCGCCGTCGGCGGGTCGCCAGCCGGCCCGCCGGGCCTCCGCCGGAGGACCCAGAGCCCGCCCCACAGGTGGTGGCGGCCGTGGAACAGCCCTCCGCGCCGGTGGCGACGGAGCCTGAGACCCCGGTGGTGACCGCGGAGCCCGAGGCTCCCGCGGTGACCGCCGAACCTGAGCCCGCGACGGCTCAGCCCGAGCCCGAGACGGCTCAGGAGACGGCGCCCAAGCGCGCCACCCGGCGCAAGGCGGCCACGACGGCCTCCACGGCGCCGGCCACGACGCCCGCCCGGCGCAGCCGCGCCAAGAAGGCGGCTCCCGAGCCGGTCGCCGAGGAGGCTCCCGAGCCGGTCGTGGAGACCGCTCCCGAGCCGGTGGCGGAGGAGGCCCCCGCGCCGGTGAAGCGCAGCCGTACCCGCAGGAAGGCCGTCCAGCAGGACGTGCCGGCCGAGCCGGAGCCGGTGGCCGACATAAGCGAGGCCGAGGCCGAGGAGGTCGCGGCGTCGCTGCTGCTCGCGATGCCCGCCGACGAGGCGCTGGACGACGAGCCCGCCGGTGAGGACGTCGTCGAGGAACGGCCGGGGCTGTTCGTCGACCCGTTCGGACTGGCCGCCCAGGAGCGTGCCGAGGTCCCCTCGGTGACCTTCCAGGCGCCCGCCGCGGTGTTCCAGCCGCTGTTCCAGGCCCCTGACCCGCACCGGGCCGAGCAGCCCGCGGCCCGCACCGCCCCCGCGCAGCAGCAGCCCGCCCCGGTGCAGCAGCCCGAGCCGGAGCCCGCCGAGGTCGAGGCCGAGACCGCCGAAGAGCCCGAGGACGACGACACCGAGGGCGACGACGAGGCCGGTGGCCGTCGCCGTCGCCGCCGCAGGGGCGGCCGCGGCCGGGGCAAGACCCGCGAGCTGGACGAGTCCGAGGACGACGACTCCGACCAGTCCGAGGACGCGACGGCGCCCGAGGCCGAGCAGGACGAGGACGAGGCCGGCGGTTCGCGCCGTCGCCGCCGCCGTCGCCGCAGGGGCACCGAGGAGGCCGGCGAGGTCCAGGACGACCCGCCGAACACCGTGGTGCGCATCCGCGCGCCCCGCGCCGGACGCAGCACCTCGGTGGACGAGGTGCAGAGCGTGCGCGGGTCGACCCGCCTGGAGGCCAAGAAGCAGCGCCGCCGTGAGGGGCGTGAGCTCGGCCGGAGGCGTCCGCCGATCATCACCGAGTCGGAGTTCCTGGCCCGCCGGGAGTCCGTCGAGCGCGTGATGGTGGTCCGCCGCACCGGCGGCCGGACCCAGATCGCGGTGATGGAGGACGGCGTCCTCGTCGAGCACTACGTCAACCGCGAGGCGAGCCAGTCCTACGTGGGCAACGTCTACCTCGGCAAGGTGCAGAACGTCCTGCCGAGCATGGAGGCGGCGTTCGTCGACATCGGCAAGGGCCGCAACGCGGTGCTGTACGCCGGTGAGGTCAACTTCGACACCGCGGGGCTGGAGGGTCAGCCCAAGCGGATCGAGGTGGCGCTGAAGTCCGGCCAGTCGGTGCTGGTCCAGGTCACCAAGGACCCGATCGGGCACAAGGGCGCGCGGCTCACCTCGCAGATCAGCCTCCCCGGCCGTTACCTGGTCTACGTGCCCGACGGCTCGATGACCGGTATCAGCCGCAAGCTCCCCGACAAGGAGCGCACCCGTCTCAAGAGCATCCTGAAGAAGGTGATGCCGGAGAACGCCGGGGTCATCGTCCGTACGGCCGCCGAGGGCGCGTCGGAGGAGGAGCTCGGCCGTGACGTGGCCAGGCTGTCGGCCCAGTGGGAGAACATCCAGCGCAAGGCCAAGTCGGCCAGCGCGCCGGAGCTGCTGTCCTCCGAGCCGGACCTGACCGTCCGGGTGGTCCGCGACGTCTTCAACGAGGACTTCACCTCGCTGGTCGTGGCGGGCGACGACGTGTGGGAGACGGTTGACGAATACGTCCGCTATGTCGCCCCGCACCTGGCCGACCGGCTCTCCCGGTGGGAGGACGGCGCCGACGTCTTCGCCGCCTACCGGATCGACGAGCAGATCGCCAAGGCGATGGAGCGCAAGGTCTGGCTGCCCAGCGGAGGCTCGCTGGTGATCGACCGGACCGAGGCCATGACCGTGGTCGACGTCAACACCGGCAAGTTCACCGGCCAGGGCGGAAACCTCGAGGAGACCGTCACCCGCAACAACCTGGAGGCGGCCGAGGAGATCGTCCGCCAGCTCAGGCTGCGGGACATCGGCGGCATCATCGTCATCGACTTCATCGACATGGTGCTGGAGAACAACCGGGACCTGGTGCTGCGGCGGCTGCTGGAGTGCCTGGCCCGCGACCGGACCAAGCACCAGGTCGCCGAGGTCACCTCCCTCGGTCTGGTGCAGATGACCCGCAAGCGGGTCGGACAGGGCCTCCTGGAGGCCTTCTCCACCGTCTGCGAGTGCTGCAACGGCCGCGGCCTGCACGTCTCGACCGAGCCGGTCGAGAGCAAGCCCGAGCCGCGCGGCACCCAGGGCAAGATGGCCGTGGAGAAGGCCGTCGCGGACAAGCTCGGCAAGGACGCCGGCCACGCTGTCGCGGCCGGTGACCAGTCCGGCCGTGATACGGTGACCGATGCGCTTGATGACGTCCCAGCAGAGGACGCACAGGGCATACAGGCTTCCGGCCGGGGGCGGCGACGCTCCCGCAAGGCCAAGTCGGCCGATTAG
- the rodA gene encoding rod shape-determining protein RodA translates to MTRATAAPRRGSFTRRAVTASSAVRRMDGVLLVAVAALAVIGTMLVWSSTRTWAPGSTGLVKKHILNLCIGTVLTGMAAMVDHRRLRAYAPLVYGLSLLGLFLVITPLGSTVNGAHSWIMVGGGFAFQPSEFAKLGLVLMLAMLMAQPAAGTDRPRGLDVGIALVVGAFTMGLVMLQPDLGTTMVLGVITAAALVVAGVRKRWIGGLALLVVGGAVAVWFLDVLEPYQIARFTAFLNPASDPRGVGYNSTQSLIAIGSGELFGKGLFDGGQTTGRFVPEQHTDFIFTVAGEEFGFLGSVTVVALLGVILLRGMRIARQCDDRFGTLTAGVIVCWLAFQSFVNIGMTIGIMPITGLPLPFVSYGGTATFANMIAIGLLQAIHIREQSF, encoded by the coding sequence GTGACCCGCGCGACGGCCGCGCCGCGGCGCGGGTCCTTCACACGCAGGGCGGTGACGGCGTCCTCGGCGGTGCGCCGGATGGACGGGGTGCTGCTGGTCGCCGTCGCGGCGCTGGCGGTGATCGGCACCATGCTGGTCTGGTCGTCCACCAGGACCTGGGCGCCCGGATCCACCGGCCTGGTCAAGAAGCACATCCTCAACCTCTGCATCGGGACCGTGCTGACCGGCATGGCGGCGATGGTGGACCACCGGAGGCTGCGGGCCTACGCGCCCCTGGTGTACGGCCTGTCCCTGCTCGGGCTGTTCCTGGTGATCACGCCTCTGGGCTCCACCGTGAACGGAGCCCACTCGTGGATCATGGTGGGCGGGGGGTTCGCTTTCCAGCCGTCGGAGTTCGCCAAGCTCGGCCTGGTGCTGATGCTCGCCATGCTGATGGCCCAGCCCGCCGCGGGCACCGACCGGCCGCGCGGCCTGGACGTCGGGATAGCGCTGGTGGTGGGCGCCTTCACGATGGGCCTGGTGATGCTCCAGCCCGACCTGGGCACCACGATGGTCCTCGGCGTGATCACGGCCGCCGCGCTCGTCGTCGCCGGGGTCCGCAAACGCTGGATCGGGGGCCTGGCCCTCCTCGTGGTCGGCGGGGCCGTGGCCGTGTGGTTCCTCGACGTGCTGGAGCCGTACCAGATCGCCCGGTTCACCGCCTTCCTCAACCCCGCCAGCGACCCGCGCGGCGTCGGCTACAACAGCACCCAGTCGCTGATCGCCATCGGGTCCGGGGAGCTGTTCGGCAAGGGGTTGTTCGACGGCGGCCAGACCACCGGGCGCTTCGTGCCCGAGCAGCACACCGACTTCATCTTCACCGTGGCGGGGGAGGAGTTCGGCTTCCTCGGCTCGGTCACGGTGGTGGCCCTGCTCGGCGTGATCCTGCTGCGCGGGATGCGCATCGCGCGGCAGTGCGACGACCGGTTCGGCACGCTGACGGCCGGGGTGATCGTGTGCTGGCTGGCCTTCCAGTCGTTCGTCAACATCGGCATGACGATCGGGATCATGCCGATCACCGGCCTTCCCCTGCCGTTCGTCTCCTATGGCGGCACCGCGACCTTCGCCAATATGATCGCCATCGGATTGCTCCAGGCCATCCACATACGCGAGCAGTCCTTCTAG
- a CDS encoding aminoglycoside phosphotransferase family protein, with protein sequence MTIAAGSSLLTRAAEALGHACREAGLDSAGFTLLRDFANTVYHLPAEQAVVRLAQATTPGKFDRLVTSVRVTRWLAEQGFPTIRPLNVRQPVVAEGFLATFWHHEEHIGPPPDPAQLGPLLRRLHDLPSVPFELPTHDPFGAVRRAILAGRALGEDDRGWLLERCDTLAETYYERLEFALPYGLTHGDAHRGNMIRTRDGFLLCDWDGVCAGPREIDLIPTLQGIRFGLTERQRSNFSEAYGYDATRWEGYPVLRDMRELQTLTAVLRNAHRDRRAHDELRHRLDSLRGGDDRLWHPF encoded by the coding sequence ATGACGATTGCCGCCGGAAGCTCGCTTCTCACCCGGGCGGCCGAGGCGCTCGGCCACGCCTGCCGGGAGGCCGGGCTGGACAGCGCCGGTTTCACGCTGCTGCGCGACTTCGCCAACACCGTCTACCACCTGCCCGCCGAGCAGGCGGTGGTACGGCTGGCGCAGGCGACCACGCCGGGCAAGTTCGACCGGCTGGTGACCTCGGTCCGGGTCACGCGCTGGCTGGCGGAGCAGGGGTTCCCCACCATCCGGCCGCTGAACGTCAGGCAGCCGGTCGTCGCGGAGGGATTCCTGGCGACCTTCTGGCACCACGAGGAGCACATCGGGCCGCCGCCCGATCCTGCGCAGCTGGGACCGCTGCTGCGCAGGCTGCACGACCTGCCGTCCGTGCCGTTCGAGCTGCCGACCCACGACCCCTTCGGCGCGGTGCGCCGGGCGATCCTGGCCGGCCGCGCGCTCGGCGAGGACGACCGCGGCTGGCTGCTCGAACGCTGCGACACGCTCGCCGAGACCTACTACGAGCGGCTGGAGTTCGCTCTGCCGTACGGGCTCACCCACGGCGACGCCCACCGCGGGAACATGATCCGCACCCGTGACGGCTTCCTGCTGTGCGACTGGGACGGGGTGTGCGCCGGGCCGCGGGAGATCGACCTGATCCCGACCCTGCAGGGGATCCGGTTCGGGCTGACCGAGCGGCAGCGGTCCAATTTCAGCGAGGCCTACGGCTACGACGCGACGCGGTGGGAGGGTTACCCGGTGCTGCGGGACATGCGCGAGCTGCAGACCCTCACCGCCGTGCTGCGCAACGCGCACCGTGATCGCAGGGCCCACGACGAGCTGCGGCACCGCCTCGACTCGCTGAGAGGGGGAGACGACCGCCTGTGGCACCCGTTCTAG
- the mreD gene encoding rod shape-determining protein MreD: MGGRDVLSVGVFLLVMVFQVTVVNRLPLPGEGAPDLVLLTVVGYALVRGANAGAVMGFCAGLASDVLPPAAHVLGQHALVLCLIGFMAGRVVESYPDAGQLTTLACAVAGPLVAAGVGALLGDDRISRSMLTATLPQAVLYNLLAAPPVVWAVTRVVRGPRVRTIQPAGYLARGRT; encoded by the coding sequence GTGGGCGGTCGTGACGTGCTCTCGGTGGGGGTGTTCCTGCTGGTCATGGTCTTCCAGGTGACGGTCGTGAACCGGCTGCCGCTGCCGGGGGAGGGCGCGCCCGACCTGGTGCTGCTCACCGTGGTGGGCTACGCGCTGGTCCGCGGGGCCAACGCCGGCGCGGTCATGGGTTTCTGCGCGGGGCTGGCCAGCGACGTGCTGCCGCCCGCCGCGCACGTGCTCGGGCAGCACGCGCTGGTGCTGTGCCTGATCGGGTTCATGGCCGGGCGGGTGGTGGAGAGCTATCCGGACGCCGGGCAGCTCACGACACTGGCCTGTGCGGTCGCCGGTCCGCTGGTCGCCGCGGGGGTCGGCGCGCTGCTCGGTGACGATCGGATCAGCCGGTCCATGCTCACGGCGACGCTGCCCCAGGCGGTCCTCTACAACCTGCTGGCCGCGCCGCCGGTGGTGTGGGCGGTGACGAGAGTCGTCCGGGGGCCCCGGGTGCGGACCATCCAACCGGCGGGATACCTGGCGCGGGGGCGGACATGA
- the mrdA gene encoding penicillin-binding protein 2: MIRMRGRLVVLQVLVVSLLALLAVRLWQVQVVRGDEFVVAATETRTRDVVVPAVRGQILDSAGRPLVRNRTRLVVSVDRTSLNRMEGNGRGVLQRLATVLDRRPADLRERIRACGPGIARPCWPGSPYQPIPIDDNVTTREALQILERQEEFPGVTAEVQAVREYPGSSAGAQALGYLQPITQAEMDRRAGSKAVFSGVDLVGRDGLESVYDSALRGVPGIRRMQVDRLGKVIGVERQVPPTPGDTLITSIDAKVQAVTEKALAEAMKSAPKADGAAAVVLDARTSRVIALASAPTYNPAIWTGGISEVAYQRLLSGKTGKPLVSRAIKGEFAPGSTFKVSSVAAMLKDGYPLNGQYDCPGSFMVGSRPFNNFRGIGLGTLTLHTALVKSCDTIFYKAAYEQWLRDGGLKPKAKTKEPMATMARAFGFGRPTGVDLPGESAGRIPDRHWKKDLWSATKADNCRHAKIGYPDVAKSDPSRAAFLKQLAYENCLEGYQWRPGDAANFSIGQGDVLVTPLQLAAAYAALVGDGRLRSPRLGWALVRPDGTMVKEIKTPVVRKLPISAKERAYIKGALSEVASDGTAAGAFVGFPMDKVKIGGKTGTAEVYGKADTSWFASFAPADKPRFVVVVMVSQGGMGSQTAAPAARKIYEGIYGFTPTGDKAPAALPAHRPASEPPMIKRDGTVAR; encoded by the coding sequence ATGATCCGGATGCGGGGCAGGCTGGTCGTGTTGCAGGTGCTGGTGGTGTCGTTGCTGGCACTGCTGGCCGTACGGCTCTGGCAGGTGCAGGTGGTGCGCGGCGACGAGTTCGTGGTGGCCGCGACCGAGACGCGCACCCGCGACGTGGTCGTGCCCGCGGTGCGCGGGCAGATCCTCGACTCGGCGGGACGGCCGCTGGTGCGCAACCGGACCAGGCTCGTGGTCTCGGTGGACCGGACGAGCCTGAACCGGATGGAGGGCAACGGCAGGGGGGTGCTCCAGCGGCTGGCCACGGTGCTGGATCGCCGGCCGGCCGACCTGCGCGAGCGCATCAGGGCGTGCGGTCCCGGAATCGCCAGACCCTGCTGGCCCGGCTCGCCGTACCAGCCGATCCCGATCGACGACAACGTCACCACCCGTGAGGCCCTGCAGATCCTGGAGCGGCAGGAGGAGTTTCCCGGGGTCACCGCCGAGGTGCAGGCGGTGCGGGAGTATCCGGGCAGCAGTGCGGGCGCGCAGGCGCTCGGCTACCTGCAGCCGATCACCCAGGCCGAGATGGACAGGCGCGCCGGGTCCAAGGCGGTCTTCTCCGGGGTGGACCTGGTGGGCCGTGACGGCCTGGAGTCGGTGTACGACAGCGCGCTGCGCGGGGTGCCCGGGATCCGGCGGATGCAGGTGGACCGGCTCGGCAAGGTGATCGGCGTGGAGCGGCAGGTGCCGCCGACGCCCGGGGACACGCTCATCACCAGCATCGACGCCAAGGTGCAGGCGGTGACGGAGAAGGCCCTGGCCGAGGCGATGAAGTCCGCCCCCAAGGCCGACGGCGCGGCGGCGGTGGTGCTCGACGCGCGGACCAGCCGGGTGATCGCGCTGGCCAGCGCGCCGACCTACAACCCGGCGATCTGGACCGGCGGCATCTCCGAGGTGGCGTACCAGCGGCTGCTCTCCGGCAAGACCGGCAAGCCGCTGGTGTCGCGGGCCATCAAGGGGGAGTTCGCGCCGGGTTCGACGTTCAAGGTGTCGTCGGTGGCGGCGATGCTCAAGGACGGCTATCCGCTGAACGGCCAGTACGACTGCCCGGGCTCCTTCATGGTGGGCAGCCGGCCGTTCAACAACTTCCGGGGGATCGGGCTCGGCACGCTCACCCTGCACACGGCGCTGGTGAAGTCCTGCGACACGATCTTCTACAAGGCCGCCTATGAGCAGTGGCTGCGTGACGGCGGGCTGAAGCCGAAGGCGAAGACCAAGGAGCCGATGGCGACCATGGCGCGTGCCTTCGGGTTCGGCCGTCCCACGGGCGTCGACCTGCCGGGCGAGTCGGCCGGGCGGATCCCCGACCGGCACTGGAAGAAGGACCTGTGGTCGGCGACCAAGGCCGACAACTGCAGGCACGCCAAGATCGGCTATCCGGACGTGGCCAAGAGCGACCCCAGCCGGGCCGCCTTCCTCAAGCAGCTGGCGTACGAGAACTGCCTGGAGGGTTACCAGTGGCGGCCGGGTGACGCGGCGAACTTCTCCATCGGACAGGGCGACGTCCTGGTGACCCCGTTGCAGCTCGCGGCGGCCTACGCGGCGCTGGTCGGCGACGGCAGGCTGCGCAGCCCCCGGCTCGGCTGGGCGCTGGTGCGGCCGGACGGCACCATGGTCAAGGAGATCAAGACGCCGGTGGTGCGCAAGCTGCCGATCTCCGCCAAGGAACGGGCCTACATCAAGGGGGCGCTGAGCGAGGTCGCCTCCGACGGCACGGCCGCCGGGGCCTTCGTCGGATTCCCCATGGACAAGGTGAAGATCGGCGGCAAGACCGGCACCGCGGAGGTCTACGGCAAGGCGGACACCTCCTGGTTCGCCTCGTTCGCGCCCGCCGACAAGCCCCGGTTCGTGGTAGTCGTCATGGTCTCCCAAGGGGGGATGGGCTCCCAGACCGCCGCTCCGGCCGCCCGGAAGATCTACGAGGGCATCTACGGCTTCACGCCCACCGGGGACAAGGCCCCGGCGGCGCTGCCGGCTCACCGGCCCGCCTCCGAGCCGCCGATGATCAAACGGGACGGCACGGTGGCTCGATGA